A part of Bosea sp. (in: a-proteobacteria) genomic DNA contains:
- a CDS encoding DMT family transporter, whose translation MIRLSRPTLIGLGAIAIWSTLALFTAMSGKVPPFQLVALTFGIGGSVILLVAALRGTLHLARPTWASFALGVYGPFGDTAVYYAALKLSPPAEANLIHYLWPLLIVLFAALLPGGRLTPRHLMGALIGLGALLLLVGGRLGSGDGSAPGLGGGVWLGYGLALLGAFIWASYSVVSRLFAAVPTESLGVTTLGCAVLATLCHLAFETTIWPSGATEWLGVAGLGIGSMGLAFLCWDIGMKRGDMAFLGVASYAAPVLSTVILVLAGYAEAGWALALACALIVVGALVASRPSKP comes from the coding sequence ATGATCCGTCTCTCCCGCCCGACCCTGATCGGCCTTGGCGCCATCGCGATCTGGTCGACCCTCGCCCTGTTCACGGCCATGTCTGGCAAGGTGCCGCCCTTCCAGCTCGTGGCGCTGACCTTCGGAATCGGCGGCAGCGTGATCCTGCTGGTCGCGGCGCTGCGCGGCACGCTGCATCTGGCGCGCCCCACATGGGCCTCCTTCGCGCTCGGGGTCTATGGCCCCTTCGGCGACACGGCGGTCTATTATGCCGCGCTCAAGCTCAGCCCCCCGGCCGAGGCCAACCTGATCCATTATCTCTGGCCGCTGCTGATCGTGCTCTTCGCCGCGCTGCTGCCGGGAGGGCGCCTCACGCCGCGCCATCTGATGGGGGCGCTGATCGGGCTTGGCGCCCTGCTGCTGCTGGTTGGCGGGCGCCTCGGCTCGGGCGACGGCTCGGCGCCCGGGCTGGGCGGCGGTGTCTGGCTTGGCTACGGGCTCGCGCTGCTGGGCGCCTTCATCTGGGCCAGCTATTCGGTGGTCTCGCGCCTCTTCGCCGCGGTGCCAACCGAAAGCCTGGGCGTCACGACGCTGGGCTGCGCCGTTCTTGCCACGCTGTGCCACCTCGCCTTCGAGACGACCATCTGGCCATCGGGCGCGACCGAATGGCTCGGCGTCGCCGGTCTGGGCATCGGCTCCATGGGCTTGGCCTTCCTGTGCTGGGACATCGGGATGAAGCGTGGCGACATGGCCTTCCTCGGCGTCGCCTCCTATGCAGCGCCGGTGCTGTCCACCGTCATCCTCGTGCTGGCCGGCTATGCGGAGGCCGGCTGGGCGCTGGCCCTCGCCTGCGCGCTCATCGTGGTCGGCGCGCTGGTGGCATCGCGGCCATCAAAGCCCTGA
- a CDS encoding STAS domain-containing protein, with amino-acid sequence MTLTLAEKPHPRELPPFCAAALARLNQGEALRIDAMQVAQLPLAWIQALVAASREAEQRGQGVTIINPSFAFLFSFEAIGLQPENGLFTLEYAQ; translated from the coding sequence ATGACCCTCACACTGGCCGAGAAACCCCATCCCCGCGAACTGCCGCCCTTTTGCGCCGCCGCCCTGGCGCGGCTGAATCAGGGGGAGGCGTTGCGGATAGACGCCATGCAGGTCGCCCAGCTGCCTCTCGCCTGGATTCAGGCGCTCGTCGCGGCCTCCCGTGAGGCCGAGCAGCGCGGACAGGGCGTCACCATCATCAACCCGTCCTTCGCCTTCCTGTTCTCCTTCGAGGCCATCGGCCTTCAGCCGGAGAACGGCCTGTTCACGCTGGAGTATGCCCAATGA
- a CDS encoding cupin domain-containing protein, translating into MSEKEVIALLGLQPHPEGGHYKETFRDARLVEGGRPASTAILYLLGAGETSEWHRVDAAEAWHWHAGAPLVITVSANGHDAEAHHLGPELRLKQRPQIIVPAGCWQTATSLGHWTLAGCTVAPGFSFEGFEMAPPGWRPSPRR; encoded by the coding sequence ATGAGCGAAAAGGAGGTCATCGCGCTGCTCGGCCTACAGCCTCACCCCGAGGGCGGGCACTACAAGGAGACGTTTCGCGACGCGCGGCTGGTGGAGGGCGGACGGCCTGCCTCGACCGCCATCCTTTATCTGCTTGGCGCTGGCGAGACATCCGAATGGCACAGGGTGGACGCGGCCGAGGCCTGGCACTGGCATGCCGGCGCGCCGCTGGTCATCACGGTCTCGGCCAATGGCCATGACGCCGAGGCGCATCATCTCGGACCCGAACTGCGCCTGAAGCAGCGCCCGCAGATCATCGTGCCGGCCGGGTGCTGGCAGACCGCCACGAGCCTCGGGCACTGGACCCTGGCGGGCTGCACCGTGGCGCCCGGCTTCAGCTTCGAGGGCTTCGAGATGGCCCCGCCGGGCTGGCGGCCGTCCCCGCGCCGCTGA
- a CDS encoding chemoreceptor glutamine deamidase CheD, with product MREATIPGREHAGGRSYFDARFEATVVPVPPGGHAITGKEAEMLSTLLGSCIAVCLRDERKRLGGINHFMLPAMAEGQSASRDAMLYGDTAMEVLINALMRAGCERRNLEAKVFGGAKIAAVFDQSGIGDRNAQFAEEFLNHEKIPIRSRDTGGSSPRRILFEPWSGRVLVQHIDPLATAELARSEARHQAAISVRRAASVVEMF from the coding sequence ATGCGTGAGGCCACCATCCCTGGACGCGAACATGCCGGCGGGCGCAGCTACTTCGACGCGCGCTTCGAGGCGACCGTGGTTCCCGTGCCGCCGGGCGGCCATGCCATCACCGGCAAGGAGGCCGAGATGCTGTCGACGCTGCTGGGCTCGTGCATAGCGGTGTGCCTGCGCGATGAGCGCAAGCGGCTGGGCGGCATCAATCACTTCATGCTGCCGGCCATGGCGGAAGGGCAGAGCGCCAGCCGCGACGCCATGCTCTATGGCGACACCGCGATGGAGGTGCTCATCAACGCGCTGATGCGCGCGGGCTGCGAGCGCCGCAACCTCGAGGCAAAGGTCTTCGGCGGCGCCAAGATCGCGGCCGTGTTCGATCAGTCAGGCATCGGCGACCGCAACGCCCAGTTCGCGGAGGAATTTCTCAACCACGAGAAGATCCCGATCCGCTCGCGCGACACGGGCGGCTCGAGCCCTCGACGCATCCTGTTCGAGCCGTGGAGCGGCCGGGTGCTGGTGCAGCACATCGATCCGCTCGCCACCGCCGAACTCGCCCGCAGCGAGGCGCGGCATCAGGCCGCCATCTCGGTCAGGCGCGCCGCTTCTGTTGTGGAGATGTTCTGA
- a CDS encoding purine-binding chemotaxis protein CheW: MSAIPSSTDSVQTNELRKIVTFRVDARTFGIDVAAVREIKGWHPATPLPHVPPHVRGVINLRGMILAVYDLRARIGLGVTAATPAHVILVVDVHERVAGLLVDAVSDIIDIPVSAIRPPPDVQTCDQMLSGVVIVGDDVVSLLSLDRAVDGSPLVTATNLSQEAA, translated from the coding sequence ATGAGCGCTATCCCTTCCAGCACAGATTCCGTCCAGACCAACGAGCTGCGCAAGATCGTGACCTTCCGTGTTGATGCCCGAACCTTCGGCATCGACGTCGCCGCCGTGCGCGAGATCAAGGGCTGGCATCCTGCGACGCCGCTTCCCCATGTTCCGCCCCATGTGCGCGGCGTCATCAACCTGCGCGGGATGATCCTGGCGGTCTACGACCTTCGCGCCCGCATCGGCCTCGGAGTCACCGCGGCTACGCCCGCCCATGTCATCCTCGTCGTCGATGTGCACGAAAGGGTGGCCGGCCTTCTCGTCGATGCGGTGTCCGACATCATCGACATACCTGTTTCAGCCATCCGCCCGCCGCCGGACGTCCAGACCTGCGACCAGATGCTCAGCGGCGTCGTGATCGTGGGCGATGACGTGGTGTCCTTGCTCTCCCTTGACCGGGCGGTCGATGGCAGCCCGCTGGTCACGGCCACCAACCTCTCCCAGGAAGCGGCCTGA
- a CDS encoding chemotaxis protein CheR gives MLALANADMSGAAPVDLTLRQDELRLIAQIVHEKSGIVIRDNKSAMTRGRLMRRVKALGLSSISDYIALLRTPERDRELPGLLNALTTNHTSFFRERHHFDQLASEVLPTILARKPARLRIWSSACSSGEEPYSIAAILHRALRGHTGCDARILATDLDTEILERARAAEYAEEAVSRAPPDLAPLLGCAPSSRAGHLTVGEPLRRLVTCRQLNLLEPWPFNGPFDVIFCRNVMIYFDTPTKMALIDRFAGMLAPHGTLFIGHSESLGPNYNQLKLVGRTAYSLIGRSHA, from the coding sequence ATGCTTGCGCTTGCGAACGCGGATATGAGCGGCGCTGCGCCGGTGGACCTGACTCTCAGGCAGGACGAACTGCGCTTGATCGCCCAGATCGTCCACGAGAAATCCGGGATCGTGATCCGCGACAACAAGTCTGCCATGACCCGCGGCCGGCTGATGCGGCGGGTCAAGGCGCTCGGACTCAGCTCGATCTCGGACTACATAGCGCTGCTGCGGACGCCCGAACGGGACCGCGAGTTGCCCGGACTGCTCAACGCACTGACCACCAACCACACCTCCTTCTTCCGCGAGCGGCATCACTTCGACCAGCTCGCCAGCGAGGTGCTGCCGACGATCCTGGCCCGCAAGCCGGCAAGGCTGCGTATCTGGTCCTCGGCGTGCTCATCGGGCGAGGAGCCTTATTCGATCGCCGCGATCCTGCACCGGGCACTTCGAGGCCACACCGGATGCGACGCGCGCATTCTCGCCACCGATCTCGACACCGAGATCCTGGAGCGGGCGCGCGCCGCCGAATACGCCGAGGAGGCTGTCAGCCGGGCGCCCCCCGACCTGGCGCCGCTTCTGGGCTGCGCGCCCTCGTCGCGGGCAGGACACCTGACCGTCGGCGAGCCGCTGCGCCGCCTCGTCACCTGCCGGCAGCTCAACCTGCTTGAACCCTGGCCCTTCAACGGCCCCTTCGACGTTATCTTCTGCCGGAACGTGATGATCTACTTCGACACTCCCACGAAGATGGCGCTGATCGACCGCTTCGCGGGGATGCTTGCCCCCCACGGCACGCTCTTCATCGGCCATTCCGAGTCGCTTGGCCCCAACTATAACCAGCTGAAGCTTGTCGGCCGCACCGCCTACAGCCTGATCGGACGCAGCCATGCGTGA
- a CDS encoding HAMP domain-containing protein has product MRIRLPRFLSSLSMKLPLLAGVGLLISTLSLSGVAIYVANQTVRVQSEDSFRNMAAYSAKMVTLHFDQVRREMEIMADSPSITTALLSFKGAIDAFGPGEFETVVKAYTSENPAKGAPRFSYDGEGDRSRYGALHRRQHPQLRKLKTELGYYDIFLISTDGTIIYTVEKESDFGENLLTGQLRNSGIAEAFRDAMAKAPDRTIVFSDFQPYEPSNGIPASFLARVLVNDANEPLGVVAVQMSVTATTDKLQSAEGAKVDVALVGPDSLLRSQLSSTTQNTILAREVTGEHVTAALRGRSSIAVGRDMNGVEALVAAAPIEVMGRNWAVVVTRPMAAIQQGVMELVYWIVMISTGMLLVMMLLAAFAARTVTTPLTRLSAAIGSLARGESADIPGLAREDEIGDLARSLQVVHAAGMDAARIRSSLDKANVNLLVTDSSNAYVYASGAALAYFREHAAQIRNSNPDFNPDAIVGSNHEAMCRYLGIDSVTKASNGAGSATRSSFGSRTIDLTTIPVRDERNAYLGATVEWRDVTDELRTATEVARIVSAAAVGDFTQRVSLDGKSGPMREIADGLNQISNTIETAIATIAESLAHLSQGDLTYRSQHQLIGSFEQLQVNVQATFDRLTETMTTIQATAEEVANAASEINAGSNNLAQRTEQQATSLEETAATTEQLAASVKQTAESSRRATELAQEASTVAAKGGAIASDAVDAIGRIERASQQIAEIVGVIDDIAFQTNLLALNAAVEAARAGEAGKGFAVVASEVRTLAQRSGQAARDIKGLIANSGQEVADGVRLVHGAGEALQQIVDAASRVSTTVADISSATAEQANGIEDMSQTVAHLDEMTQQNSAMAEQSAAAADGLQQQIATLRSLAASFRTETGPAQAQVRGQPEPKLLQNLVSAAFAEKTATPNRPSTPASREGWSAKAPARRPAAAAPEAQPVRQGAVSGATASAAATSWTEF; this is encoded by the coding sequence ATGCGTATCCGCTTGCCTCGCTTCCTGTCCAGCCTGTCCATGAAGCTGCCTCTTCTTGCGGGGGTCGGATTGCTGATCTCCACGCTCTCGCTGTCCGGGGTGGCGATCTACGTCGCCAACCAGACGGTCAGGGTCCAGTCGGAGGACAGCTTCCGCAACATGGCCGCCTACAGCGCCAAGATGGTCACGCTTCACTTCGACCAGGTGCGGCGGGAGATGGAGATCATGGCGGATTCGCCATCGATAACGACCGCGCTGCTCTCGTTCAAAGGCGCGATCGACGCCTTCGGGCCCGGCGAATTCGAGACTGTGGTGAAGGCCTACACCTCCGAGAACCCTGCCAAGGGCGCGCCGCGCTTCAGCTATGACGGGGAAGGCGACCGCAGCCGCTATGGCGCGCTCCATCGGCGCCAGCACCCGCAGCTTCGCAAGCTGAAAACCGAGCTGGGCTATTACGACATATTCCTCATCAGCACCGATGGAACGATCATTTACACGGTCGAGAAGGAGAGCGATTTCGGTGAGAACCTGCTCACAGGGCAGCTGCGCAACAGCGGCATTGCCGAGGCTTTCCGCGACGCCATGGCCAAGGCGCCGGACCGGACGATTGTCTTCTCCGATTTCCAGCCCTACGAGCCCAGCAACGGAATTCCCGCAAGCTTCCTTGCCCGTGTCCTGGTCAACGATGCCAACGAGCCTCTCGGCGTCGTGGCGGTGCAGATGTCCGTCACGGCCACCACCGACAAGCTTCAATCAGCTGAAGGGGCCAAGGTGGATGTAGCCCTGGTGGGACCCGACAGCCTACTGCGCAGCCAACTCTCATCAACGACACAGAACACCATTCTGGCCAGGGAGGTGACCGGTGAGCATGTAACCGCTGCGCTCAGGGGCCGGAGCAGCATTGCTGTCGGCCGGGACATGAATGGGGTGGAGGCGCTTGTCGCAGCCGCTCCGATCGAAGTCATGGGCAGGAATTGGGCCGTTGTGGTCACCAGGCCCATGGCCGCGATCCAGCAAGGCGTCATGGAGCTGGTCTACTGGATCGTCATGATCTCGACCGGGATGCTGCTGGTGATGATGCTGCTGGCAGCCTTCGCGGCGCGGACCGTCACCACTCCCCTCACCCGGCTCAGCGCCGCCATCGGAAGCCTGGCGCGCGGCGAGAGCGCGGATATTCCCGGCCTCGCCCGCGAGGACGAGATCGGCGACCTCGCCCGCTCGCTGCAGGTCGTGCACGCGGCCGGCATGGATGCAGCCCGCATCCGCTCCTCGCTCGACAAGGCCAACGTCAACCTGCTCGTGACCGACTCCAGCAATGCCTATGTCTACGCCTCTGGCGCGGCGCTGGCCTATTTCCGCGAGCATGCCGCGCAGATCCGCAACAGCAACCCCGATTTCAACCCCGACGCCATCGTCGGCTCCAATCACGAGGCCATGTGCCGCTATCTCGGGATCGACAGCGTCACCAAGGCCTCGAACGGCGCCGGCTCCGCGACGCGGTCAAGCTTCGGCAGCCGCACCATCGACCTGACCACGATCCCCGTCCGCGACGAGCGCAACGCGTATCTCGGCGCAACCGTCGAATGGCGCGACGTGACCGACGAGCTGCGCACCGCGACCGAGGTCGCCCGCATCGTCAGCGCCGCCGCGGTCGGCGACTTCACCCAGCGTGTGTCGCTCGACGGCAAGTCCGGCCCGATGCGCGAAATTGCCGATGGTCTGAACCAGATCTCGAACACGATCGAGACCGCCATCGCCACAATCGCTGAATCCCTCGCGCATCTGTCGCAGGGCGACCTGACCTATCGCAGCCAGCACCAGCTCATCGGGTCCTTCGAGCAGTTGCAGGTGAATGTGCAGGCCACCTTCGACCGGCTGACCGAGACCATGACGACGATCCAGGCCACGGCCGAGGAGGTCGCCAATGCAGCCTCCGAGATCAACGCCGGCTCCAACAATCTGGCCCAGCGCACCGAGCAGCAGGCCACTTCGCTGGAGGAAACCGCGGCGACGACCGAGCAACTGGCAGCCTCCGTCAAGCAGACGGCCGAGAGCTCCCGCCGCGCCACCGAGCTCGCCCAGGAGGCCAGCACGGTCGCAGCGAAGGGCGGCGCGATCGCCAGCGACGCGGTCGATGCCATCGGCCGGATCGAGCGGGCCTCCCAGCAGATCGCGGAGATCGTCGGCGTCATCGACGACATCGCCTTCCAGACCAATCTGCTCGCGCTCAACGCCGCGGTCGAGGCCGCGCGCGCCGGGGAGGCCGGAAAGGGCTTCGCGGTGGTGGCGTCCGAGGTGCGCACGCTCGCCCAGCGCTCCGGCCAGGCGGCCAGGGACATCAAGGGCCTCATCGCTAATTCCGGTCAGGAAGTGGCTGACGGCGTCCGGCTGGTGCACGGCGCGGGCGAGGCGCTGCAACAGATCGTGGACGCTGCAAGCCGCGTCTCCACCACGGTGGCCGACATCTCCTCCGCCACCGCCGAGCAGGCGAATGGCATCGAGGATATGAGCCAGACCGTGGCGCACCTCGACGAGATGACCCAGCAGAATTCCGCCATGGCCGAGCAGAGCGCGGCGGCGGCGGACGGGCTGCAGCAACAGATCGCGACGCTGCGTTCCCTCGCGGCCTCGTTCCGCACGGAGACCGGGCCCGCCCAGGCGCAGGTGCGCGGCCAGCCCGAGCCGAAGCTGCTGCAGAACCTGGTCAGCGCCGCCTTTGCCGAGAAAACGGCGACACCCAATCGCCCCTCGACCCCCGCCTCCCGTGAAGGCTGGAGCGCCAAGGCGCCTGCGCGCAGGCCCGCAGCAGCCGCGCCAGAAGCTCAGCCGGTCCGGCAGGGCGCGGTGAGCGGCGCCACGGCCAGCGCGGCGGCCACCAGCTGGACGGAGTTCTGA
- a CDS encoding chemotaxis protein CheA yields the protein MDPMALLRQSFLEECDELLAALERCLQDMEGGAEDPDTVNAAFRAIHSIKGGAGAFGLTDLVPYAHHLEAGLDLLRNGKVRVADAPTALFLRTADAVGACVAAARGDDPMPAFPDILEALKLFVSGGAPAASTAAAPAPAPAMGGAPEPAPAHPASGIHIRITPHPDLFRRLVEPPQIMQSLENFGEPVLSCDLSQVPRLSDLDPDICHLRFDIRLEGAPPREQLEDVLMRCLDEDEFEIVAPGAGQAAGTPAQAPARADEPARAPEAGMASALKSAQLLPLMSPLPEAGAPVQTLKNRPAMVRTIRVDLDRVDRLMNLVGEIVITQSMLIDRSRNLPVLHALQLTEGIEALTRQTRELQDQVMAVRAQPVKTVFQRMPRVVRDLANALGKEVRLITHGEDTEVDKTIIEELADPLTHMIRNALDHGLERPEERIAAGKPVEGAITLSAEQRGGRIVITIADDGRGLNRDRLLAKAVSRGVISADAKPSPAEIDLLIFHAGLSTAEAVTDVSGRGVGMDVVKQNVEALGGRVNVESEPGRGCTFALSLPLTLAVADGMVVRVAGQRIIVPISSIMETLQISNCRPERLPSGVEIVRLRGEIAPLIRLGSLLELGESGDETVVISAETDRGEIIGVAVDEILGQQQVVVKSLEASFGNVAGASAATILGDGMVALILDIDALPDLAARRIASGRGTPRAPAPSAYPTAA from the coding sequence ATGGATCCGATGGCCCTGCTGCGGCAGTCATTTCTTGAGGAATGCGACGAGCTTCTCGCCGCCCTGGAGCGCTGTCTCCAGGACATGGAGGGTGGAGCCGAGGATCCAGACACGGTGAACGCGGCCTTCCGGGCCATTCATTCCATCAAGGGCGGAGCCGGCGCCTTCGGCCTCACCGATCTGGTTCCTTACGCCCACCATCTCGAAGCGGGCCTCGACCTGCTGCGCAATGGCAAGGTCCGTGTCGCCGATGCGCCGACGGCGCTGTTCCTGCGCACCGCCGATGCCGTGGGGGCCTGCGTGGCCGCCGCGCGCGGTGATGATCCCATGCCCGCCTTCCCCGACATTCTGGAAGCCCTCAAGCTTTTCGTGAGCGGCGGAGCCCCGGCCGCTTCCACGGCCGCTGCGCCGGCGCCCGCGCCCGCCATGGGCGGCGCGCCGGAACCTGCGCCGGCGCATCCCGCCTCCGGCATTCACATCCGCATCACGCCGCACCCGGACCTGTTCCGCCGCCTGGTCGAGCCGCCGCAGATCATGCAGTCGCTCGAGAATTTCGGCGAGCCGGTGCTCTCCTGCGATCTGTCCCAGGTCCCGCGCCTTTCGGATCTGGATCCTGACATCTGCCATTTGCGCTTCGACATCCGGCTCGAGGGCGCCCCCCCTCGCGAGCAGCTCGAGGATGTGCTGATGCGCTGCCTCGACGAGGACGAGTTCGAGATCGTCGCGCCCGGCGCGGGCCAGGCGGCCGGCACGCCGGCGCAGGCCCCGGCGCGGGCTGACGAGCCGGCCCGCGCGCCTGAAGCCGGGATGGCTTCGGCGCTCAAGTCCGCGCAGCTTCTGCCGCTGATGTCGCCTTTGCCGGAGGCAGGCGCGCCGGTGCAGACGCTCAAGAACCGGCCCGCCATGGTGCGCACCATCCGTGTGGACCTCGACCGGGTCGACCGTCTGATGAACCTGGTGGGCGAGATCGTCATCACCCAGTCCATGCTGATCGACCGCAGCCGCAACCTGCCGGTGCTCCATGCGCTCCAGCTTACCGAAGGCATCGAGGCGCTGACCCGGCAGACGCGCGAGCTGCAGGACCAGGTCATGGCTGTCCGCGCGCAGCCGGTGAAGACCGTGTTCCAGCGCATGCCCCGCGTGGTGCGAGACCTCGCCAACGCACTCGGCAAGGAAGTTCGCCTCATCACCCATGGCGAGGACACCGAAGTCGACAAGACCATCATCGAGGAGCTGGCGGACCCGCTCACCCATATGATCCGCAACGCGCTCGATCACGGGCTCGAGCGGCCCGAGGAGCGCATTGCCGCCGGCAAGCCTGTCGAGGGCGCGATCACGCTCTCCGCAGAGCAGCGGGGCGGGCGCATCGTCATCACCATCGCCGATGACGGGCGCGGCCTGAATCGCGACCGCCTCCTGGCCAAGGCCGTCAGCCGCGGCGTCATCTCGGCCGACGCCAAGCCCTCGCCCGCCGAGATCGACCTCTTGATCTTCCATGCCGGGCTCTCCACCGCCGAGGCCGTCACCGACGTGTCGGGCCGCGGCGTCGGCATGGATGTGGTCAAGCAGAACGTCGAGGCGCTAGGGGGCCGCGTCAACGTGGAATCGGAACCTGGCCGCGGCTGCACCTTCGCGCTATCCCTGCCCCTGACCCTCGCCGTCGCCGATGGCATGGTCGTGCGCGTGGCTGGCCAGCGCATCATCGTGCCGATCAGCTCGATCATGGAGACGCTGCAGATCAGCAACTGCCGGCCCGAGCGGTTGCCCAGCGGCGTCGAGATCGTGCGGCTGCGCGGCGAGATAGCCCCGCTCATTCGGCTGGGAAGCCTGCTCGAGCTTGGCGAGAGCGGCGACGAAACCGTGGTCATCAGCGCCGAGACGGATCGCGGCGAGATCATCGGCGTGGCTGTGGACGAAATTCTCGGCCAGCAGCAGGTCGTCGTGAAGAGTCTGGAAGCGTCCTTCGGCAACGTGGCCGGAGCTTCGGCCGCCACCATCCTGGGCGACGGCATGGTTGCCCTCATCCTCGACATCGACGCCCTGCCGGACCTGGCCGCACGACGCATCGCCTCAGGCCGCGGCACGCCGCGTGCCCCTGCCCCCTCAGCCTATCCGACAGCCGCGTGA
- a CDS encoding response regulator produces the protein MKILAIDDTATLRKLLSHCLRDAGHDVVEAENGAEGMTQFEAHQPQLVITDLNMPVMDGIEFTRACREHPDGHSTPIVILTTETGTDLKSEGRRAGATAWMVKPFVPDTLLALVAQLDR, from the coding sequence ATGAAAATCCTTGCGATCGATGACACAGCAACCTTGCGCAAGCTGCTGTCACACTGCCTGCGCGATGCCGGCCATGATGTCGTCGAGGCCGAGAATGGGGCCGAGGGCATGACGCAGTTCGAGGCACACCAGCCACAGCTCGTGATCACTGACCTCAACATGCCCGTGATGGATGGAATCGAGTTCACCCGCGCCTGCCGCGAGCATCCCGACGGGCACTCGACGCCGATCGTCATCCTGACGACGGAGACCGGCACTGATCTGAAATCGGAGGGCCGCCGCGCCGGCGCCACCGCCTGGATGGTGAAGCCCTTCGTGCCCGACACGCTTCTTGCCCTCGTGGCCCAGCTCGACCGGTGA
- a CDS encoding response regulator: MKPLDQFEVLVVDDQKSMRELAMLYLYKLGFRRIHESPDGATTKELVAQRQYDLVVLDWNLGDTNGLDVLKFIRASTMNKTTAVLIATGENKLSNVQSAMSAGASNYITKPYNDVELRTRLERALMCKLAA, from the coding sequence ATGAAGCCGCTCGACCAGTTCGAAGTCCTTGTCGTTGACGACCAGAAAAGCATGCGCGAGCTGGCCATGCTCTACCTCTACAAGCTCGGCTTCCGGCGCATCCACGAATCACCCGATGGCGCCACCACGAAGGAGCTGGTGGCGCAGCGCCAGTACGATCTTGTGGTGCTCGACTGGAACCTGGGCGACACGAATGGTCTCGACGTGCTCAAGTTCATCCGCGCCTCCACGATGAACAAGACCACGGCGGTGCTGATCGCCACAGGCGAGAACAAGCTGAGCAACGTGCAGAGCGCCATGAGCGCGGGCGCCAGCAACTACATCACCAAGCCCTACAATGATGTGGAGCTGCGCACCCGGCTAGAGCGGGCGCTGATGTGCAAGCTCGCAGCCTGA
- the cheB gene encoding chemotaxis-specific protein-glutamate methyltransferase CheB, whose translation MIPSSPFKILVCDDQTTVRRLLMLLLGSIPGTQIIADVEDAETAWSVLVREPVDLVLLDLELPGRHGFALLERIMRECPVPVLIISGAAGTDGRLRDQALALGAVGLIQKPDGITSTHETLQRELAGHVALVKAGRDRQAELPSAPTPRTPAAGAPSGPAAGRSAGPLVAIGSSTGGIIAVIEVLKRLPPGTAPILITQHMLPGYAEAFASRLCNTTPHQVHVARGGEVLGPDTVLVAPSGRHLCVRWEGGRLLAGLDDQDKVSGHRPSCDVLFHAVTSAVGSAAIGVILTGMGRDGADGLLAMRRAGASTFAQDEASCVVFGMPRAALECGAVDRSTPLAAIGSEIAQILPGPQAGSRPPRRDARHTLQTEILP comes from the coding sequence ATGATTCCGTCCAGCCCTTTCAAGATCCTTGTCTGCGACGACCAGACCACCGTTCGCCGCCTGTTGATGCTTCTGCTGGGCAGCATACCCGGCACTCAGATCATAGCGGATGTCGAGGATGCCGAAACTGCCTGGTCCGTGCTGGTGCGCGAGCCGGTGGACCTCGTGCTGCTCGATCTTGAGCTGCCGGGCCGCCATGGCTTCGCGCTGCTTGAGCGGATCATGCGCGAATGCCCGGTCCCGGTCCTCATCATCTCCGGAGCCGCCGGCACGGACGGGCGCCTCCGCGATCAGGCCCTGGCGCTGGGAGCGGTCGGCCTGATCCAGAAACCCGATGGCATCACAAGCACCCACGAGACGCTCCAGCGCGAGCTCGCCGGCCACGTCGCCCTCGTCAAGGCAGGGCGCGACCGGCAGGCGGAACTGCCGAGCGCCCCCACGCCGCGTACGCCTGCGGCGGGCGCCCCCTCAGGCCCGGCGGCCGGGCGCAGCGCCGGACCGCTCGTCGCCATCGGCTCGTCCACCGGCGGCATCATCGCGGTGATCGAGGTGCTGAAGCGCCTTCCGCCCGGCACAGCGCCCATTCTCATCACCCAGCACATGCTGCCCGGCTATGCGGAGGCCTTCGCCTCGCGCCTGTGCAACACCACGCCGCACCAGGTGCATGTGGCGCGCGGCGGCGAGGTGCTCGGCCCTGACACCGTGCTGGTGGCGCCGAGCGGGCGGCACCTGTGCGTGCGCTGGGAGGGCGGCAGGCTACTGGCCGGGCTCGACGACCAGGACAAGGTTTCCGGGCACAGGCCCTCATGCGACGTGCTGTTCCATGCCGTCACCAGCGCCGTCGGCTCCGCCGCCATCGGCGTCATCCTCACAGGCATGGGCAGGGACGGCGCCGACGGCCTTCTGGCCATGCGCCGCGCCGGGGCGAGCACCTTCGCCCAGGACGAAGCCTCCTGCGTGGTGTTCGGCATGCCGCGCGCGGCGCTGGAATGCGGCGCGGTGGACCGTTCCACGCCCCTGGCCGCCATCGGCAGCGAAATCGCCCAGATCCTCCCCGGCCCTCAGGCCGGCTCACGCCCCCCGCGCCGCGACGCGCGCCATACCCTGCAGACGGAGATCCTGCCATGA